The genomic DNA AAGACAAGCAAAATGCTTAAAACATCTACAACTGGATCGTAGACTATCTTCATAAAGGGTTTCTTCGTTAAAGTAAGAAGGAACATTTTAATTGTAGTCGTTTACCGGCAAGGAGTTTGATGGGGAGAGCGCAACATTAGTCACTCTAATGTTGTATCCTAAGTTTATTTCTATCCCAGTTATTGATGACCAAGCACCTAACCGAAACTTCTCCGGTTGAGATAACCCTCAAGCAGGCTTCGGAACGCCTGTTGGAGATGTGGTTAGACGGCCATTCCCCCCATACGGTAGATTCCTACCGACGCTCTGCCCGTCGTTTCCTCGATTTTGTTAACAAACCCCTGCACTTAGTCACTTTAGCGGATCTGCAACTCTGGCGGGCTTCCCTGACTCATCTGGCCCCATCTAGCCAAGGAACGGCGATGGCCGCCATTAAATCTCTGCTCAGTTTTGGGCATCAAATCGGTGTATTACCAACCAACGTGGGGATAGCCCTCAAGAGTCCAAAAGTGAAAGATACTCTTAATGAACGCATTCTTAACGAAGAGGAAGTGATGACGATGATTGCCAATGAACCGGATGAGCGGAATCGAGTTCTTCTCCGGTTGCTTTATGCAGGGGGATTGAGGGTGAGTGAGTTATGTGCCCTGAAGTGGAAGGATCTAAAATCCCGTAACCAATCCGGACAGGTGACGGTTTTTGGCAAGGGAGGAAAGACGCGGACGGTTTTATTACCCTCTGGGGTTTGGCAAGAACTTTGTCAAATTCGGGGAAAAAGTCGCGGTGCTGACCCTGTGTTTCCCTCTCGAATGGGGGGAGGGCATCTTGACCGGACTCAGGTTTATCGTATTGTTAAAGCGGCGGCTTCAAGGGCAGGAATAGAGGGAAATGTAAGCCCCCACTGGCTCAGACACGCCCATGCTTCTCATAGTTTAGACCGAGGTGCGCCCCTCCATCTGGTACAGGCGACGTTGGGACATTCTTCGGTGGCGACGACTGAACGCTATTTACACGCTAGACCGAATGATAGTTCGGCGATGTATTTGCCAGAATGAACAGATAACTTAACTTCAAACCGTAGTTGCCCCTCTGCATCAAATCTGTTCTTAATCATATTCTTCCACTGACTCCTGTTTCATTGATGCGAAAGAAAAAGAATTTCCCCTGTGGGTATTTTTCCCGTGCCTTTTGGTAAGCAACCAGTTCATCTTTATCAAGAAAATAATCTTCGCTATCGGGTTCAATTATCAGAAACCAATTACGGTGATTATCAATTAAGGAATCCCGTAGTCGTTCAAAAACTTGATAAGAACGGCGATCTAAGTTTTTTATGTCGCTGATGTTATTTTTTTCCCCTGTGGGACTTGACAAACGACGTGGCTTTCTTATAGAGAAGATTTTGGTCATAAATTGCGATCTCACCCGACAGAAGATTCTTTGCTACTCTCCTTAACATCTAAAACAGACAGCTTTTGTCTCACCCGTTTTAACTTTTGTTTAAGAAGTTCCTGCTCAAACTGGGCACTAATTTCTTCTAATTGTAAATTAACTTCATGTAGTTCGCTCGCGGGTGCGACGAAGATTAGTTAATAAACGTTTTGAAGTATCAGGATCTGGAATACGAGGTTGTTTATTCATAATAGATTCCATTCGTTTTTTTGTGGTTTTATTTATTTAAATGTCTGGCTCAACTCCTAATGCTTTTAACTGTGCCGCTAGTTGTTCGGCTGTCTCTTCGGGAGTGAGGACAAGTTTACCTTCTGCTGTGAAATATCGAAGCTGTTGTTGGTAAATTCCTAAATATAACCCTAAGCTTTCACTCCACATTTGACCTGACTCATTATTGATAATTTCTTCATATTTTCCTTGACTCAGCCTAAACCCCGCTAACTCTAAAGTCTCTGGAGAAAACCAAAAGTATTCGGGTGTACGAAATCGATTTTGATATAAATCTTTTTTAACAGTTTTATCAACTTCTGCTGTAGACTCCGACAATAATTCGATGATTAAATCGGGATACTTACCTTCTTCCTCCCAAGTTACCCAGGATTTGCGCGGACCTGAATGGGTTTGCTTAATTAAGAAAAAATCGGGGCCTCTAAAATCTTTATTTTTCAGTTGTTGGCGATTAAAGTATATGGTGAGATTAGCTCCTATAAAAAAATCATTTTTATCACGCCAGAGCCATTCTAAACAAGAAACTAATAAAGCTAACTGAACATAATGTAAACTACTTTCCATTTCGGGTTCGTCACTTTCAACTTGAGTGGCATCGGGCATCAATTCGGCTAATTGT from Gloeothece citriformis PCC 7424 includes the following:
- a CDS encoding Uma2 family endonuclease yields the protein MSITAQQLAELMPDATQVESDEPEMESSLHYVQLALLVSCLEWLWRDKNDFFIGANLTIYFNRQQLKNKDFRGPDFFLIKQTHSGPRKSWVTWEEEGKYPDLIIELLSESTAEVDKTVKKDLYQNRFRTPEYFWFSPETLELAGFRLSQGKYEEIINNESGQMWSESLGLYLGIYQQQLRYFTAEGKLVLTPEETAEQLAAQLKALGVEPDI
- a CDS encoding tyrosine-type recombinase/integrase, which gives rise to MTKHLTETSPVEITLKQASERLLEMWLDGHSPHTVDSYRRSARRFLDFVNKPLHLVTLADLQLWRASLTHLAPSSQGTAMAAIKSLLSFGHQIGVLPTNVGIALKSPKVKDTLNERILNEEEVMTMIANEPDERNRVLLRLLYAGGLRVSELCALKWKDLKSRNQSGQVTVFGKGGKTRTVLLPSGVWQELCQIRGKSRGADPVFPSRMGGGHLDRTQVYRIVKAAASRAGIEGNVSPHWLRHAHASHSLDRGAPLHLVQATLGHSSVATTERYLHARPNDSSAMYLPE